One Microplitis demolitor isolate Queensland-Clemson2020A chromosome 2, iyMicDemo2.1a, whole genome shotgun sequence DNA segment encodes these proteins:
- the LOC103579674 gene encoding PX domain-containing protein kinase-like protein → MALFEKKHTNKVLLDDTETLTSVIENARTIDGHTEYVIRTQRGPLPEKSWRVSRRYNDFVQLNGVLSASGLDLPLPPKKIIGNMDVEFISQRQIALQNYLNVVLMNPILASSLPMKHFLDPNNYAIPLHEIALQQVSLALRSDANFEIGKPIADMGWRLRKHYYTVKNRQNVKQELLLAWVEFGPDKHLHDRDIHGVFKSLVTLKHHCIESIVHQHVSENGALTIRNFYSNGTLRDVLCNSKPKQPFIKKYGNPKQPKSLTTSEIATYAYQILEALSYLAEKGLPYGHLHTGNVLITPTGAKLLDIENGLLGLPAFYRPYVVQRRKLHATTQVDVYSFGHVLYEMAFGRPLLEATCTDIPCCDVHLKNLLEVILSPEALKQDLPTIPRLIEHPFFENPRRASALSAGSIEKPHFKLSSHLKDALLEAANKAEQRLRDEQKVVRHQKRLVKVQELMSSEEEMKKRKQKLKKETKLAQEQQSSQLAASEVKQINGKSPERSDSPTSTSTTTSVGTFTPPSHGFTKISSNATSVKNNEKNNVPFTEASSGAVDTPSSGANDRSALLGSICNFNKAKLRKITNGNN, encoded by the exons ATGGctttatttgagaaaaaacACACAAATAAAGTGTTATTAGATGATACAGAAACATTGACGAGCGTAATTGAAAATGCAAGAACTATTGATGGTCATACG gaATACGTAATCAGAACGCAGAGAGGTCCTTTACCCGAAAAATCCTGGCGTGTTAGCAGACGATACAATGATTTTGTCCAACTCAATGGAGTACTTTCTGCATCGGGCTTGGACCTGCCTTTgccaccaaaaaaaattattggtaatATGGATGTAGAATTCATATCACAACGACAAATCGccttgcaaaattacttgaacGTCGTACTAATGAATCCTATATTAGCTTCGTCGTTGCCTATGAAGCATTTCCTTGATCCCAATAATTATGCCATTCCACTACATG aaatagCATTGCAACAAGTGTCTTTAGCACTGAGAAGTGATGCTAATTTTGAAATCGGAAAGCCGATAGCGGATATGGGATGGAGATTAAGGAAACACTATTACACTGTTAAAAATCGACAGAATGTGAAGCAGGAACTGCTTCTAGCTTGGGTGGAATTCGGACCTGACAAGCACTTACACGACAGAGACATTCACGGAGTATTCAAAAGTCTCGTAACTTTGAAGCATCATTGCATCGAGAGTATAGTTCATCAGCACGTGTCAGAAAACGGTGCTCTGacaatcagaaatttttatagcaaCGGTACCCTGCGCGATGTTCTCTGCAATTCGAAACCAAAGCAACCGTTCATCAAAAAATACGGTAATCCAAAGCAGCCAAAGTCACTGACAACATCGGAAATTGCGACGTACGCGTACCAGATTCTTGAGGCATTGAGTTATCTCGCAGAAAAGGGACTGCCTTACGGACATTTACACACCGGAAATGTTCTTATCACACCAACAGGAGCTAAATTACTAGATATAGAAAATGGATTGTTAGGTTTACCAGCATTTTATCGTCCTTATGTTGTTCAACGGCGAAAACTCCATGCTACCACTCAAGTTGACGTCTATTCCTTCGGTCATGTCTTGTATGAAATGGCTTTTGGTAGACCGCTTTTGGAGGCGACTTGCACTGACATTCCCTGCTGTGATGTTCACCTGAAAAATCTTTTGGAAGTGATACTTTCGCCTGAAGCACTGAAACAAGATCTTCCAACTATTCCTCGACTTATAGAGCATCCGTtttttgagaatcctagacgtGCTTCTGCGTTATCAGCAGGTAGTATTGAAAAGCCGCACTTTAAATTAAGTAGTCATCTTAAAGATGCTCTGTTGGAAGCAGCCAATAAGGCGGAGCAAAGACTGAGAGATGAACAGAAAGTTGTAAGGCATCAAAAGAGACTTGTGAAGGTTCAGGAATTGATGAGTTCAGAAGAGGAGATGAAAAaacgaaaacaaaaattg aaaaaagaaACTAAGTTGGCTCAAGAGCAACAATCAAGTCAACTTGCTGCTAGTGaagttaaacaaataaatggcAAAAGTCCAGAGAGGTCTGATAGTCCTACGAGTACATCCACGACAACTAGCGTTGGTACTTTTACGCCTCCGTCacatg gtTTTACGAAAATATCAAGCAACGCAACGtccgtaaaaaataatgaaaaaaataatgtgccATTCACGGAAGCATCTAGTGGTGCTGTAGATACACCAAGTTCAGGTGCGAATGATCGGTCTGCCTTATTAGGCAGTATATGTAACTTTAACAAAGCTAAATTACGCAAAATTACTAATGGAAATAATTAg
- the LOC103579675 gene encoding tafazzin, whose protein sequence is MTMADSNYERVDVFFRGNFPSKAAAFARKRRTFSFLLFCAYSSKRTMVYDIKWIIPKLKSPTKLWNFASTLTFAAVGIVSKIIINWLNKTTVYNKHILTNALDKRPRNVPLITVSNHHSCFDDPGIWATLDFRHVLSRRTMRWSLAAHDICFTNSWHSYFFMLGKCIPIVRGDGVYQEAINFCIEKLGCGDWIHVFPEGKVNMIKEHIRLKWGIGRLILESPITPIVVPIYHLGMDDVLPNEPPYIIKFNKKVTISYGEPIDFSEILAELRASDADEVQARKVITDHIDAEILRLKAKTEELHVKL, encoded by the exons ATGACGATGGCTGACTCGAATTACGAAAGAGTAGACGTTTTTTTCAGGGGCAATTTTCCAAGCAAGGCCGCTGCGTTCGCTAGAAAACGTCgcacattttcatttttattattctgtgCATACAGCAGCAAACGCACGATGGTCTACGACATTAAGTGGATTATACCAAAGTTAAAAAGTCCAACCAAACTATGGAATTTTGCAAGTACCCTTACCTTTGCCGCAGTAGgaattgtttcaaaaataataatca ATTGGCTTAATAAGACGACGGTCTATAATAAACACATACTCACAAATGCGTTGGACAAGAGGCCAAGGAATGTCCCACTCATAACAGTCTCCAACCATCATAGCTGCTTTGATGATCCTGGGATATGGG caACTCTGGATTTTCGGCATGTACTGAGTAGGCGGACAATGAGATGGTCACTGGCAGCACACGATATTTGTTTTACAAACTCGTGGcattcgtatttttttatgttaggAAAGTGCATACCCATAGTCAGAGGCGATGGAGTCTATCAAGAggctataaatttttgtatagaaaaattaGGCTGCGGTGACTGGATCCATGTTTTCCCAGAGGGAAAAGTAAATATGATTAAGGAACACATAAG GTTAAAATGGGGAATAGGAAGACTGATACTTGAATCACCTATCACACCTATTGTCGTGCCAATTTATCATCTAGGAATGGATGATGTATTACCTAATGAACCGCCTtacatcattaaatttaataaaaaggtTACCATTAGTTACGGAGAGCCAATAGACTTTAGTGAAATATTAGCGGAATTACGGGCATCTGATGCTGATGAAGTGCAAGCGAGAAAAGTCATTACTGATCATATTGATGCTGAAATTCTCAG attAAAAGCAAAAACCGAAGAATTGCATGTTAAACTTTGA
- the LOC103579673 gene encoding RING finger and CHY zinc finger domain-containing protein 1, with amino-acid sequence MEKSNETNADDIDDNKEADASTSPDVEDNDSEEHYGCDHYKRKSKFVTPCCNKVYTCRFCHDEQEGHTVNRKEVTELICVLCDTRQPVQATCQNCHCRFGKYTCLECNLFDDEDKNQYHCDGCGICRVGGRDRFFHCEKCNMCLPVQLQNGHKCVENVSHANCPVCLEDIHTSRIPCHIPDCGHLLHRTCFEELLHSGHYACPTCQVSLLDMTDLWRFLDVEVSLTPMPPEYKDYKAEILCKDCHEESTVKFHVVGLKCLNCGSYNTCRIKGSPCPDPDNLEGAASGSGTGDQEQPADNGSQ; translated from the exons ATGGAGAAGAGTAATGAGACGAATGCTGATGATATTGATGACAATAAGGAAGCTGATGCATCGACGAGTCCTGATGTAGAAGATAATGATTCTGAGGAACACTATGGCTGTGATCAttacaaaagaaaatcaaaatttgtg aCACCCTGCTGTAACAAAGTGTACACATGCCGGTTTTGTCATGATGAACAAGAAGGACATACAGTTAATCGTAAAGAAGTTACTGAATTAATATGCGTACTGTGTGACACTCGTCAACCCGTACAAGCCACGTGTCAGAATTGTCATTGTCGATTTGGCAAGTACACGTGTTTagaatgtaatttatttgatgatgAAGACAAGAATCAATATCATTGTGATGGATGTGGAATTTGCAGAGTTGGTGGAAGAGATCGATTTTTTCATTGCGAAAAATGTAATATGTGTTTGCCAGTACAATTACAGAATGGACATAAG tgcgtAGAAAATGTTTCACATGCAAATTGTCCTGTATGCCTGGAAGACATTCACACGAGCCGCATACCTTGTCACATTCCTGATTGCGGGCATTTACTTCATCGTACCTGCTTCGAGGAGCTTTTACACTCCGGGCACTATGCCTGTCCTACTTGTCAAGTTTCTCTTCTTGATATGACAGATCTCTGGAGATTTCTAGACGTTGAGGTATCACTTACTCCAATGCCACCGGAGTACAAAGATTATAAAGCAGAAATTTTATGCAAAGACTGTCATGAG gaATCAACTGTTAAATTTCATGTCGTTGGTCTAAAATGTTTAAACTGTGGCAGTTATAATACATGTAGAATCAAAGGGTCACCGTGTCCAg ATCCTGATAATCTAGAAGGAGCAGCTAGTGGAAGCGGTACTGGCGATCAAGAACAACCTGCCGATAACGGATCTCAATAA